A single region of the Mustela lutreola isolate mMusLut2 chromosome 2, mMusLut2.pri, whole genome shotgun sequence genome encodes:
- the C2H19orf67 gene encoding UPF0575 protein C19orf67 homolog, with the protein MTTEQWFVEPLPPGPGETPPPGDLEPGAQPCGDPSWSASPGGPGNPPEAEPEDVQGQLPEASTATPSPEPLAPGPGPAPPRLPLDTMFSPITEQLRYLLKKADDFQSYLLYSRDRVQKEQLAKAMPTFLQMCEPYFLYLEAAARSVPPIYGALQELVRKGLLEISQQLTLRLEQLVLMYASFGFVDLEDTDPLSISCFFCGRFSISPSHEVSIFRYCAPAAYTATRFPRYLYKKMRWNLEATPEPSGGEQDSHVDYYFLCYRDTWEDTGKSPANSCPQIQKLWSIGRWVPLGPPDDDLYSWILCPQPPGDYQQLLTIGFEEPSHMLATDLLVQILTGQAGPARPPSAAGPAAWAAQGS; encoded by the exons ATGACTACCGAGCAGTGGTTCGTGGAGCCGCTCCCCCCGGGCCCTGGGGAAACACCGCCCCCGGGCGACTTGGAACCTGGGGCGCAGCCCTGCGGAGACCCCTCCTGGTCGGCGTCCCCTGGTGGGCCTGGGAACCCCCCGGAGGCAGAACCGGAGGATGTCCAGGGGCAGCTGCCGGAGGCCTCTACGGCTACTCCTTCCCCTGAGCCCCTGGCCCCcggcccaggccccgcccctcctCGCCTACCCTTGGACACCATGTTCAGCCCCATCACTGAACAGCTCCGCTACCTGCTCAAGAAGGCAGATGATTTCCAGAGCTACTTGCTTTACAG CAGGGACCGAGTACAGAAGGAACAGCTGGCAAAGGCCATGCCCACCTTCTTACAGATGTGTGAGCCCTACTTTCTCTATCTGGAGGCAGCTGCACGGAGTGTGCCCCCCATCTATGGAGCCCTGCAGGAGCTGGTCCGAAAGGGG CTGTTGGAGATCTCCCAACAGCTGACCCTGCGCCTGGAACAGCTGGTCCTCATGTATGCCTCCTTTGGGTTCGTGGACCTGGAGGATACGGACCCCCTAAG CATCTCTTGTTTCTTCTGCGGGAGGTTCTCCATCAGCCCTTCTCACGAGGTGTCCATCTTCAGATACTGTGCCCCAGCCGCCTACACTGCCACCCGCTTCCCCAGATACCTCTACAAGAAGATGCGTTGGAACCTGGAAGCCACCCCAGAGCCCAGTGGCGGGGAACAAGATTCCCATGTGGATTA ctaCTTCCTGTGCTATCGGGATACTTGGGAAGACACAGGCAAGAGTCCGGCCAATTCGTGCCCCCAGATCCAGAAGCTGTGGTCCATTGGCCGGTGGGTGCCGCTTGGACCTCCCGACGATGACCTTTATTCATG GATTTTGTGCCCGCAGCCGCCTGGGGACTACCAGCAGCTGCTGACCATCGGCTTTGAGGAGCCCTCGCACATGCTGGCCACCGACCTGCTGGTGCAGATCCTCACGGGCCAGGcaggcccggcccggcccccgaGTGCGGCCGGGCCCGCGGCGTGGGCCGCGCAGGGGTCTTGA